In Anaerolineales bacterium, the following proteins share a genomic window:
- a CDS encoding MFS transporter, which produces MRLRFQLLVFMLLRTILNTMHRMVYPFLAVFARGLGVDLTTFSFAITARSLVGALSPALASFADQRGRKFGMLAGALSFTLGMGVVAFAPNIYTLSAAMLLAILGKYLFDPAMQAYFGDRVPYERRGTALAITEVAWSLSFIAGIPLMGWLINRYGWTAPFPLLAGLGVGMFIALWRMIPHEDPHHVRTSDSRANFRAVLTNTTALAGISIALWASASNELVNLIFGVWLEDSFGLQITALAGASAVIGLSELSGEGLVALTTDRLGKTRALVIGLVGNALAALALPFIGTTPVGALVGLFFYYITFEYIMVSHIPLMSELVPEARATLLSFNLTGHSLGRAIGALLSTFIYTRFGFFPIVVVSGLFNVFALIALGELTQRVVILPRVLAWTRRFTGMPARD; this is translated from the coding sequence ATGCGCCTTCGATTTCAACTTCTCGTTTTCATGCTTTTGCGGACGATCCTCAACACGATGCATCGCATGGTGTACCCGTTCCTCGCGGTGTTTGCGCGCGGGCTGGGCGTAGACTTGACGACATTTTCATTTGCCATCACCGCGCGTTCGTTGGTCGGCGCGCTCAGCCCAGCGTTAGCGTCCTTCGCCGATCAACGCGGGCGAAAATTTGGGATGCTCGCGGGCGCACTGTCGTTCACGCTTGGCATGGGGGTGGTCGCGTTCGCGCCGAACATCTACACTCTCAGCGCGGCGATGTTGCTCGCCATCCTCGGCAAATATTTATTCGACCCCGCCATGCAAGCCTACTTCGGCGACCGCGTTCCATACGAACGACGCGGCACCGCGCTGGCGATCACCGAAGTGGCATGGTCGTTATCGTTCATCGCGGGGATTCCCCTCATGGGCTGGCTGATCAACCGCTATGGCTGGACGGCTCCTTTCCCACTTTTGGCTGGACTCGGCGTGGGAATGTTTATCGCCCTTTGGCGGATGATCCCCCACGAAGACCCGCATCATGTTCGGACCTCCGACTCACGCGCCAACTTCCGCGCGGTGCTAACGAACACCACCGCGCTGGCGGGAATCTCGATTGCATTGTGGGCGAGCGCGAGCAATGAATTGGTGAATCTCATCTTTGGCGTGTGGCTCGAAGATTCGTTCGGACTACAAATCACCGCGCTGGCTGGCGCCTCCGCCGTGATCGGACTCTCCGAACTCAGCGGCGAGGGCTTGGTCGCGTTGACGACCGATCGGCTGGGCAAGACGCGCGCGCTGGTCATCGGCTTGGTCGGGAACGCGCTCGCCGCGTTGGCGCTTCCGTTTATTGGCACAACTCCCGTCGGCGCATTGGTTGGTCTCTTCTTCTATTACATCACCTTCGAGTACATCATGGTCAGCCACATCCCGTTGATGTCTGAACTCGTCCCTGAAGCGCGCGCTACGTTGCTGTCGTTCAACCTGACGGGTCACTCACTGGGACGCGCTATCGGCGCATTGCTTTCCACTTTTATTTATACGCGCTTTGGTTTCTTTCCCATCGTGGTCGTGTCGGGCTTGTTCAATGTCTTCGCGCTCATCGCGTTGGGCGAGTTGACTCAACGAGTCGTGATTCTGCCGCGCGTCCTTGCATGGACGAGACGGTTTACAGGCATGCCCGCACGGGACTAA
- a CDS encoding DUF805 domain-containing protein, translating into MTKQQALSAREQEVVDHLLTGKSNKLIASALGISDRTVEFHLKNIFAKRQVASRTELILKLGTSTVAGREEITENRASRSWATLLREAVSMIGKELRMENFMKASEEANPETFFGAIRACFAKYAEFNGRATRPEFWWFALFIALGASALAYISEALGSVFLIVTLLPLLAAGARRLHDTSRSGWWQLFLLVPIAGIVIVGSLWALPPENAGSE; encoded by the coding sequence ATGACAAAACAACAGGCGCTCAGCGCCCGCGAACAGGAGGTGGTGGACCATTTGCTAACGGGGAAAAGCAACAAGTTGATCGCGTCCGCGCTGGGGATTTCCGACCGCACGGTCGAGTTTCACCTGAAAAATATCTTTGCCAAGCGCCAAGTCGCTTCGCGGACCGAGTTAATCCTAAAACTAGGGACTTCCACAGTTGCGGGGAGGGAGGAAATCACCGAGAATAGAGCCAGCCGCTCGTGGGCTACATTATTGAGAGAAGCCGTCTCTATGATCGGCAAGGAGTTACGCATGGAAAATTTTATGAAAGCCTCTGAAGAAGCCAACCCGGAAACGTTCTTCGGGGCGATCCGCGCCTGCTTCGCAAAATACGCGGAATTCAACGGGCGCGCAACGCGTCCTGAGTTTTGGTGGTTTGCGCTGTTCATCGCGTTAGGCGCGTCAGCGTTGGCATATATCAGCGAGGCGCTGGGCAGCGTCTTCTTGATCGTCACGCTTCTGCCCCTCCTCGCGGCGGGAGCGCGTCGCTTACACGATACCAGTCGGAGCGGATGGTGGCAATTGTTCTTGCTCGTCCCAATCGCTGGCATCGTAATAGTCGGGTCTTTGTGGGCATTGCCGCCGGAGAATGCAGGCTCAGAATAA
- a CDS encoding nodulation protein NfeD — MKIFRISLLVLIALALAVNVAAAQSDAPLVLVMTADGPIMPPMLEYIKRGVETAERRNAEVLIIQLNTPGGDLLTTLDIIATIRASETPVVVYVAPRNAIAGSAGAMITMAGHASAMAPETIIGASSPISSSGEDLDSDARAKATNAAKASIREFVRPRGEEALALAEAMIDEAEAATATEALEVNLIDFIADNTDDLLESLNGFTVQMSDGPRTLNTANAQTQPLNMSFIEQFLLLLTDPNIAFLLIAIGIQAILIEISSPGGWVAGFIGVVCLTLVTYSVGVLPVNWFGVIFMITAFVLFILDIKAPTHGALTAAGVASFIVGALVLFNSPGTPQFQRVSVPLVIATGLAIGALFFGILVFALRALRVPVSVGAESMIGKTGTAKSWSEASGQVQLESELWSAEAADESQRISKGDKVEVVEVSGIRLKVKKK, encoded by the coding sequence ATGAAAATTTTTCGTATCAGCCTGCTCGTGCTCATAGCGCTGGCGTTGGCGGTCAATGTCGCCGCCGCACAAAGCGACGCTCCGCTTGTGTTAGTGATGACCGCCGACGGTCCGATCATGCCGCCGATGTTGGAATATATCAAACGCGGCGTCGAAACCGCCGAGCGGAGAAACGCGGAAGTTCTCATCATCCAACTCAACACGCCGGGCGGCGATCTCTTGACCACGTTAGACATCATCGCAACAATACGAGCAAGTGAAACGCCGGTCGTCGTCTACGTCGCGCCGAGGAACGCTATCGCGGGCAGCGCGGGTGCAATGATCACAATGGCGGGTCATGCGTCAGCAATGGCGCCTGAAACTATCATCGGCGCGTCTAGCCCGATCAGTTCTTCGGGGGAGGATTTGGATTCAGATGCCAGAGCCAAAGCGACAAACGCGGCGAAAGCCTCGATCCGTGAGTTTGTCAGACCGCGCGGCGAGGAAGCCCTCGCGCTTGCCGAAGCCATGATTGACGAAGCCGAAGCCGCCACAGCGACCGAAGCCCTCGAAGTAAATTTGATTGATTTCATCGCTGACAATACCGACGACCTGCTCGAATCGCTGAACGGTTTCACTGTGCAAATGAGCGACGGTCCGCGCACGCTCAACACCGCGAACGCGCAAACTCAACCGCTCAACATGAGTTTCATCGAACAATTTCTTCTCCTGCTCACCGACCCGAACATCGCCTTCCTTTTAATTGCCATCGGCATACAAGCCATCCTGATCGAAATCTCCAGCCCAGGCGGCTGGGTCGCGGGCTTTATTGGCGTGGTCTGTCTCACACTCGTCACGTATAGCGTGGGCGTTTTGCCGGTCAACTGGTTCGGCGTCATCTTCATGATCACCGCGTTCGTGTTATTCATCCTCGATATCAAAGCGCCCACTCACGGCGCGCTCACCGCGGCTGGCGTCGCGTCGTTCATCGTCGGCGCGCTGGTGCTGTTCAACTCACCGGGCACGCCGCAATTCCAGCGCGTGTCTGTGCCGTTGGTCATCGCCACTGGCTTGGCGATCGGCGCGTTGTTCTTCGGCATCCTCGTCTTTGCGTTGCGCGCGCTGCGCGTGCCTGTGTCCGTCGGGGCTGAGTCAATGATCGGGAAAACTGGGACAGCCAAAAGTTGGAGCGAAGCGTCGGGTCAAGTCCAATTGGAATCCGAATTGTGGAGCGCGGAGGCGGCGGATGAATCCCAAAGAATCAGTAAGGGCGACAAAGTGGAAGTCGTCGAAGTCAGCGGAATCCGATTGAAAGTGAAAAAGAAGTAG
- a CDS encoding SCP2 sterol-binding domain-containing protein produces MAYTIEGLIAMAPKAFKVDKAKGVDTSIQVNVTGSQAGQWNVVIKDSQVTINKGAHPKPEITVTADTADILAVAEGKLDPTKALLMGKAKISGDMGEATKLMSLFM; encoded by the coding sequence ATGGCATACACAATCGAAGGTTTAATCGCAATGGCGCCCAAGGCGTTCAAGGTGGATAAAGCCAAAGGGGTGGATACTTCCATCCAGGTGAATGTCACTGGGTCGCAGGCGGGGCAGTGGAATGTGGTGATCAAAGATAGCCAGGTCACCATCAATAAGGGAGCGCACCCCAAGCCTGAGATCACAGTCACAGCCGACACTGCGGATATTCTGGCTGTGGCGGAAGGCAAGTTGGACCCGACCAAGGCATTGCTCATGGGTAAAGCCAAAATCAGCGGCGACATGGGCGAAGCCACGAAGCTGATGTCTTTGTTCATGTAA
- the hutI gene encoding imidazolonepropionase codes for MLIHSSSQLLTLQGGPQRGRSLGNLGIIEDGAVVVRDEKIVAVGTTAEMKAAYPDEPTLDASGCVLMPGFVDPHTHVIWGGDRANEFEMKMAGKPYLEILAEGGGILSTVRATRVASIEALIAQTRARLLRMFAHGTTTVEAKTGYGLQTATELRLLKALLALDDEGPLDLAITFLGAHAIAPEYKDDPQGYTDLVCETMLPMLKEWWGTHAPRHPLPFVDVFCETKAFDLNQSRLILSSAGSLGFPIKIHADEFDNLGGAALAAELGAASADHLVVTSDADIAALAKSETVAVSLPGTPFGLAENHYTPAQKLIAADAYFALATDCNPGTTWNESMQFIIALACRAMRITPAQAIAAATVNAAYAVRRSDLIGSIEVGKQADMLILSVPDYRHLGYRYGTNLVRQVIKRGRTYSVDVGYYRTA; via the coding sequence ATGCTCATCCACTCCTCCTCCCAACTCCTCACCCTGCAAGGCGGACCGCAACGCGGACGAAGCCTCGGCAACCTCGGCATCATCGAGGATGGCGCGGTTGTGGTGCGCGATGAAAAAATAGTCGCGGTTGGAACGACAGCCGAAATGAAAGCCGCCTATCCCGACGAACCGACTCTCGACGCGAGCGGATGCGTGCTGATGCCCGGCTTCGTGGACCCGCACACGCACGTCATTTGGGGCGGCGACCGCGCCAACGAATTCGAGATGAAGATGGCGGGCAAGCCTTACTTGGAGATTCTGGCTGAAGGTGGCGGCATCCTCTCCACGGTCCGCGCGACGCGGGTGGCTTCCATCGAAGCGTTGATCGCGCAGACGCGCGCGCGTCTCCTGCGTATGTTCGCGCACGGCACAACCACCGTCGAAGCGAAGACGGGCTACGGACTGCAAACCGCGACCGAACTGCGCCTGCTCAAAGCCCTGCTCGCGCTCGACGATGAAGGTCCGCTCGACCTCGCCATCACGTTCCTCGGCGCGCACGCCATCGCGCCCGAATACAAAGACGACCCGCAAGGCTACACCGATCTCGTCTGCGAGACGATGCTGCCGATGCTCAAAGAATGGTGGGGGACTCACGCGCCGCGCCATCCGCTCCCGTTTGTGGATGTGTTCTGCGAAACCAAAGCCTTCGACTTAAACCAATCGCGTCTGATCCTGAGTTCGGCTGGGTCGCTGGGATTCCCCATCAAGATCCACGCCGACGAGTTCGACAATCTCGGCGGAGCCGCGCTCGCGGCGGAGTTGGGCGCGGCGTCCGCAGATCATTTGGTTGTCACATCCGATGCGGACATTGCCGCGTTGGCAAAATCGGAGACGGTGGCTGTGTCGCTCCCCGGCACACCGTTCGGTCTCGCCGAAAATCATTACACCCCTGCCCAAAAGTTAATCGCCGCCGACGCGTACTTCGCGCTCGCCACCGATTGCAACCCGGGCACCACGTGGAATGAATCGATGCAATTTATCATCGCGCTGGCGTGCCGAGCAATGCGAATCACCCCGGCGCAAGCCATCGCCGCCGCGACGGTCAACGCCGCGTATGCAGTCCGAAGGTCCGATTTGATCGGTTCCATCGAAGTCGGCAAACAGGCGGATATGCTGATTCTCTCCGTCCCGGATTATCGTCACTTGGGTTATCGCTACGGGACAAATTTGGTCCGCCAAGTTATCAAACGTGGAAGGACATATTCGGTGGATGTGGGGTATTATAGAACCGCTTAA
- a CDS encoding BrnT family toxin yields MKPNFEWDPEKAQRNIRKHDVGFEEAVSVFDDPMFITVFDEEHSDDEERYITIGLSNKNRLLLVAHTERDDRIRMISARKATKNEEKFYEETR; encoded by the coding sequence ATGAAACCCAATTTCGAGTGGGATCCTGAGAAGGCACAAAGGAATATTCGTAAACACGATGTTGGCTTTGAGGAAGCAGTTTCTGTTTTCGATGACCCAATGTTCATCACTGTATTTGATGAAGAACATTCAGACGATGAAGAACGTTACATCACAATTGGTTTGTCAAACAAAAACAGACTTCTGTTGGTGGCGCACACCGAACGAGATGACCGCATTCGTATGATCAGCGCAAGAAAGGCGACAAAAAATGAAGAAAAATTCTATGAAGAAACGAGATGA
- a CDS encoding squalene/phytoene synthase family protein yields the protein MVSLQDLLRLASRTFAIGIEQLPAVLCDAGTVAYLLLRVSDYLEDNEDMPAEKKVELLNLWAEVLNGSADVHDLTKQIQEADTTNPDAVVAQHAEDILARLALLPKEVREIIVLNVINSTHGMARWVERGPQVNDEADMDDYMFEVAGRVGYLLTHLFAWYSLFIRIRIKELLPLAREFGLALQTVNVIRGLRKDYERGWVYVPKKFLEAANLSAHELFQPENRAEAIKVLDMLADKAERHLHAALTCVKSLPPWQHRIRLACIFPLMFAIRTLAISRRNTDVFNSEAKITREEVKRIVRDATLWGWSNWWLDSYSEKLNVVAEE from the coding sequence ATGGTTTCTTTACAAGATTTATTGAGGTTGGCAAGTCGCACATTTGCCATCGGTATCGAGCAACTCCCTGCCGTGTTATGCGACGCGGGGACGGTGGCGTATCTTTTATTGCGCGTGTCTGATTATCTCGAAGACAACGAGGATATGCCCGCTGAAAAAAAGGTCGAACTGCTCAACCTGTGGGCGGAGGTGTTGAACGGCTCCGCTGACGTGCATGACCTCACAAAGCAAATTCAAGAGGCGGACACAACCAACCCCGACGCGGTCGTCGCGCAACATGCGGAAGACATTCTGGCGCGGCTGGCTCTGCTCCCCAAAGAAGTGCGCGAGATTATCGTGCTGAATGTCATCAACAGCACGCACGGCATGGCGCGGTGGGTAGAGCGCGGTCCGCAGGTCAATGACGAGGCGGACATGGACGATTACATGTTCGAGGTGGCGGGACGCGTGGGATATTTGCTGACGCACTTGTTCGCGTGGTATTCGCTGTTCATCCGTATCCGTATCAAGGAATTACTGCCGCTCGCGCGTGAATTTGGGCTGGCTCTACAAACCGTCAACGTGATTCGCGGCTTACGGAAGGACTACGAACGAGGCTGGGTCTATGTGCCAAAGAAATTTTTGGAGGCGGCGAATCTCTCGGCGCATGAACTCTTCCAGCCAGAGAACCGCGCCGAGGCGATTAAAGTGTTGGACATGCTCGCCGACAAAGCCGAGCGTCACTTGCACGCGGCGCTGACGTGCGTCAAATCCCTGCCGCCGTGGCAGCACCGCATCCGCCTCGCCTGCATCTTCCCCCTCATGTTCGCCATCCGCACGCTCGCCATCAGCCGCCGCAACACGGACGTGTTCAACTCTGAGGCGAAGATCACGCGCGAGGAAGTGAAACGCATCGTCCGCGACGCCACCTTGTGGGGCTGGTCGAACTGGTGGCTGGATAGTTATTCGGAGAAGTTGAACGTGGTGGCGGAGGAATAG
- a CDS encoding alpha/beta hydrolase, with the protein MINIKKISFIALIALVIVAGMGIGIAVRLKINASPSTQPTEPKAEATAQPQTEIVSTAPSPASASSNEIYAVTVRKDIPYGSASDLTLKLDVYTPNGTDGATPAVIFIHGGGFHGGSKNGVADEAEMLASYGVAVVAVDYRLSDTAIFPAPLHDVKGVVRFIKAHASEYNINPDAIFALGESAGGVLASLLGVTENDPSLEGDIGGNLGYSSDIAGVVNISGSYVASIVDTMSSGIKRSIGRETGCDPVPSPECASTYQALSAETYISSDDAPFLILHGDQDQSVPLIQATTLNDELLTAGVSSEIYVGAGYGHVEGLLAHFMPEVINFINANGVGR; encoded by the coding sequence ATGATTAACATCAAAAAGATTTCATTCATCGCGCTCATTGCGCTCGTCATCGTCGCTGGGATGGGTATTGGAATTGCGGTTCGGCTGAAAATAAACGCGTCTCCAAGCACACAGCCAACTGAACCGAAAGCAGAAGCGACGGCTCAACCTCAAACGGAAATCGTCTCCACCGCCCCATCTCCAGCCTCCGCATCGTCGAACGAGATATACGCCGTCACCGTGAGAAAAGATATACCCTACGGCTCTGCTTCCGATCTCACGCTCAAACTCGATGTTTATACGCCAAACGGAACGGACGGCGCGACGCCAGCCGTCATCTTTATTCATGGCGGCGGCTTTCACGGCGGAAGCAAAAACGGCGTGGCAGATGAAGCGGAAATGCTTGCCAGTTATGGCGTTGCAGTCGTCGCAGTGGACTATCGCCTCTCGGATACCGCCATCTTCCCCGCCCCGCTCCACGATGTGAAAGGCGTCGTGCGTTTCATTAAAGCGCATGCAAGCGAATACAACATTAACCCTGACGCCATCTTTGCGCTCGGAGAATCAGCGGGAGGCGTGCTCGCGTCGCTTCTCGGCGTGACGGAAAACGATCCGTCGCTCGAGGGCGACATCGGCGGCAACCTCGGCTATTCATCGGACATTGCGGGCGTGGTCAACATCTCGGGCTCGTATGTCGCGTCCATCGTGGATACGATGTCCAGCGGGATCAAACGCTCCATCGGAAGAGAAACGGGTTGCGATCCTGTACCAAGCCCGGAGTGTGCGTCCACGTATCAGGCGCTTTCCGCAGAGACTTACATTTCATCCGACGACGCGCCGTTTCTTATCCTGCATGGCGACCAGGATCAAAGTGTGCCGCTCATCCAAGCGACAACGCTGAACGATGAATTGCTCACCGCAGGCGTGTCAAGCGAAATCTATGTCGGCGCCGGGTATGGGCATGTCGAAGGATTGCTTGCTCACTTCATGCCTGAGGTCATAAATTTTATAAACGCAAATGGAGTTGGAAGATAA
- a CDS encoding class I SAM-dependent methyltransferase encodes MVLLILYGFFIFLFLLGLLWVFVPALYGLPSRPTNPERIRAALKLANLQPNEVLYDLGAGDGRVLLIAAQEFGARAVGVEIGPVQNALIWLRVIASGFGKKIQLKWGNFFTADLKAADVVFIYATSRQMPRLASHLANQLKIGARIVSISADFSEWEPSLFDEPNLIFVYSMPPKEGSLTTYLLKNTKM; translated from the coding sequence ATGGTCCTTCTAATTCTTTACGGCTTCTTCATCTTTCTCTTTCTTCTCGGCTTGCTTTGGGTTTTCGTCCCCGCGTTGTATGGATTGCCCTCGCGTCCGACGAATCCAGAGCGCATCCGTGCGGCGTTGAAATTGGCGAATCTCCAGCCGAACGAAGTTTTGTACGATCTCGGCGCGGGGGATGGGCGAGTCTTGTTGATCGCGGCGCAAGAATTCGGCGCGCGAGCCGTCGGCGTCGAGATTGGACCCGTGCAAAACGCGTTAATCTGGCTGAGAGTCATAGCCAGCGGATTTGGGAAGAAGATTCAGCTCAAATGGGGAAATTTTTTCACCGCCGACCTGAAAGCCGCGGACGTGGTTTTCATCTACGCCACATCCCGTCAGATGCCGCGACTCGCTTCCCATTTGGCGAACCAGCTCAAAATCGGCGCGAGAATCGTTTCCATCTCCGCAGATTTTTCAGAGTGGGAGCCGTCCCTGTTCGATGAGCCGAATCTTATCTTCGTCTATTCCATGCCGCCGAAAGAGGGAAGTTTGACAACGTATTTGTTGAAGAACACAAAGATGTGA
- the lipA gene encoding lipoyl synthase, with translation MSATPTRDRIIPPSDVRPLRRPEWIKVRAPSGENYERVLQLMRSKSLHTVCEEAMCPNLGECWGSGTATFLMLGDVCTRTCGFCDIKHGKPTLMDWGEAERVAQAVKSMDLKHAVITSVNRDERRDGGAPIFAMVIRRIREILPGCSIEVLIPDFKGSVEALKIVMDARPEILNHNVETVPRLFKQVQPQDNYDWAAATLSNAKKLDPDVLTKSGIMVGLGEEMDEVKAVMRDQRSWGVDILTIGQYLQPSKKHMPISRYYTMEEFAELRDYGYSIGFKWVESNPLVRSSYHAAEQVRALSVVHRKLYGEQRAEIRD, from the coding sequence ATGTCTGCCACACCCACCCGAGACCGAATCATCCCCCCCAGCGACGTGCGTCCTCTGCGCCGCCCCGAATGGATCAAGGTGCGCGCGCCGTCGGGCGAAAACTACGAACGCGTTCTGCAATTGATGCGTTCGAAATCGTTGCACACCGTGTGCGAAGAAGCGATGTGCCCGAACCTCGGCGAATGTTGGGGGAGCGGCACCGCCACGTTTCTGATGCTCGGCGACGTGTGTACGCGCACTTGCGGATTCTGCGACATCAAACACGGAAAACCAACGTTGATGGATTGGGGTGAAGCCGAGCGCGTCGCGCAAGCCGTGAAGTCTATGGATTTGAAACACGCGGTGATCACGTCGGTGAATCGAGATGAACGACGGGACGGCGGCGCTCCGATCTTTGCGATGGTCATTCGTCGTATTCGTGAAATATTGCCGGGCTGTTCCATCGAAGTGTTGATCCCCGATTTCAAAGGTTCCGTCGAAGCGTTGAAAATTGTCATGGACGCGCGACCCGAAATTTTGAATCACAACGTCGAGACCGTGCCGCGACTGTTCAAGCAGGTCCAACCGCAGGACAATTACGATTGGGCGGCGGCGACTCTTTCCAACGCAAAAAAACTCGACCCCGATGTGTTGACCAAGTCGGGCATCATGGTCGGCTTGGGCGAAGAGATGGACGAAGTCAAAGCCGTGATGCGCGATCAACGCTCCTGGGGCGTGGATATTTTGACTATCGGTCAGTATTTGCAGCCGAGCAAGAAGCACATGCCCATTTCAAGATATTACACAATGGAAGAATTCGCCGAACTGCGCGACTATGGCTACTCGATCGGCTTCAAGTGGGTCGAGTCGAATCCGCTGGTGAGGTCGTCGTATCACGCGGCGGAGCAAGTCCGCGCGCTGAGCGTGGTGCATCGGAAGTTGTATGGGGAGCAAAGGGCAGAGATTAGAGACTAG
- a CDS encoding diguanylate cyclase, translating into MSFEWIIFILILLLNAVAALAVAAFLARRATVPGLRALTLTLIMLAVWSFGYAMITLSPSLEEKKDWLRIENIGILTVPSLWLIFTVRYTRLDRWLNVFTVALLFVIPAISLALIFSDRWFSLYYASIRPVAENGGPLIIERGLWYPAALIQAYVFNFAAMGLLLRRAIQYRNVHRRQMYVLIVAVLVPILANVIYQIVPRTSLQVDLTPITFTFSAALIAVSVFGFRIFDLIPLARHTVLEHIPEMVFVVDARDIVVDANSIAQRVLGKDVDQIIGHDPLEVFREWPQLLQCFLTDNETHQEIQIPGNPPRTLEVVVTALYNSTKRLEGRVIVAHDITEHKWLENDLKFANETLTHQLNEINKLREELQEQAIRDPLTDVYNRRYMAEFLTLEVARAQRDNTPFSVVIMDVDDFKKFNDRHGHKCGDVVLQKIAAFLVHHTRKGDVVCRFGGEEFVILMPGATLEAAYERAEMWRQEFAENPIEYEGMNLFATFSAGVASYPEHGATDEAALQAADRALYRAKDAGKNKVIMHGM; encoded by the coding sequence TTGTCTTTTGAGTGGATCATCTTCATCTTGATATTGTTGCTGAATGCGGTGGCGGCATTGGCTGTTGCCGCGTTTTTGGCGCGCCGCGCCACTGTGCCGGGATTGCGCGCCCTTACCCTGACTCTCATCATGCTTGCCGTCTGGAGTTTTGGGTACGCTATGATTACCCTCTCGCCTTCGTTAGAAGAAAAAAAAGATTGGCTTCGCATTGAAAATATCGGCATTCTCACCGTTCCGTCGCTCTGGCTCATATTTACTGTGCGATATACGAGGCTGGATCGCTGGCTGAACGTGTTTACGGTCGCCCTGCTGTTCGTCATTCCTGCGATTTCGCTCGCGCTGATATTCTCGGATCGTTGGTTCTCTCTTTACTATGCATCGATCCGTCCTGTGGCTGAAAATGGAGGACCTCTCATCATCGAGCGCGGACTGTGGTATCCGGCGGCATTGATTCAAGCCTATGTTTTCAACTTCGCCGCGATGGGGTTGCTCCTGCGCCGCGCGATCCAATATCGGAATGTCCACCGGCGGCAAATGTACGTTTTGATCGTCGCGGTGTTGGTTCCTATTCTGGCGAACGTTATCTATCAGATCGTTCCCCGGACATCTCTTCAAGTGGATTTGACGCCGATCACGTTTACCTTTTCCGCCGCTCTGATCGCCGTCAGTGTGTTCGGCTTTCGCATCTTCGACCTCATCCCTTTGGCGCGTCACACCGTGCTGGAACATATCCCTGAGATGGTCTTCGTCGTGGATGCGCGCGACATTGTGGTGGACGCAAACTCGATCGCTCAACGGGTCTTGGGTAAAGATGTAGACCAGATCATCGGTCACGACCCGTTGGAAGTGTTCCGCGAGTGGCCCCAACTTCTGCAATGCTTCCTGACTGACAATGAGACGCACCAAGAGATCCAAATTCCGGGCAACCCGCCGCGCACACTTGAAGTGGTGGTGACCGCCTTGTACAATTCGACGAAGCGATTAGAAGGGCGGGTGATCGTCGCGCATGATATTACCGAACATAAATGGTTGGAGAACGATCTGAAATTCGCCAACGAGACCCTCACGCATCAACTCAATGAGATTAACAAACTGCGCGAGGAATTGCAGGAGCAGGCGATTCGCGATCCGCTGACGGACGTGTATAACCGCCGCTACATGGCTGAGTTTCTCACGCTGGAGGTCGCGCGCGCGCAGCGCGATAACACTCCGTTCTCGGTAGTTATCATGGATGTGGACGATTTCAAAAAGTTCAACGATAGACACGGCCATAAATGCGGAGACGTGGTTCTGCAAAAGATCGCCGCATTCCTTGTCCATCATACGCGCAAAGGCGACGTGGTCTGTCGTTTCGGCGGCGAGGAGTTTGTCATCCTCATGCCCGGAGCAACGCTGGAGGCGGCGTACGAACGCGCCGAAATGTGGCGTCAGGAATTTGCGGAGAACCCCATCGAATACGAAGGCATGAACTTATTTGCCACCTTTTCGGCGGGCGTTGCTTCGTACCCCGAACATGGCGCCACAGACGAAGCGGCGTTGCAAGCCGCAGACCGGGCGCTATATCGCGCGAAGGATGCCGGCAAAAACAAAGTGATAATGCATGGCATGTAA
- a CDS encoding YbaK/EbsC family protein, protein MDSQPPASLALDSLGIEHRVFVHGTPVHSLEEAASARSQRPEQVVRSILFQVRAGEFVMALMAGPAQVDWKKLRDLVKRSRVRMATEEEVLEVTGYRVGTVSPFGVKNQVRVLIDPSVLKEEEISIGSGVRNTAIIMKSADLVRALNGAEQVSLAEESPS, encoded by the coding sequence ATGGATTCACAACCACCCGCCAGCCTCGCCTTGGATTCTCTGGGAATCGAACACCGCGTCTTTGTCCACGGGACGCCTGTTCACTCCTTGGAGGAAGCCGCGTCCGCCCGAAGCCAGCGACCTGAGCAAGTTGTCCGCAGTATTTTGTTTCAGGTGCGGGCGGGCGAATTCGTGATGGCGTTGATGGCGGGACCCGCGCAAGTGGATTGGAAAAAACTGCGCGACCTCGTCAAACGCTCGCGCGTGCGGATGGCGACCGAGGAGGAAGTGCTCGAAGTGACGGGCTATCGAGTCGGGACGGTGAGTCCGTTTGGGGTGAAGAATCAAGTCCGAGTGTTGATTGATCCGAGCGTGTTGAAGGAGGAGGAAATCTCCATCGGTTCGGGAGTCCGCAACACGGCGATCATCATGAAGAGCGCCGACTTAGTCCGCGCGTTGAACGGAGCGGAACAGGTCTCTTTGGCGGAAGAATCTCCATCGTAA